A single region of the Brienomyrus brachyistius isolate T26 chromosome 10, BBRACH_0.4, whole genome shotgun sequence genome encodes:
- the apool gene encoding MICOS complex subunit MIC27 isoform X1, producing MAAKVLKLSAIPAALGLASFRIYELNKEKTKGHVNSRELSIYTPTSQPFHFVEDQPGSMEKGLHTLRVGLQPYARAVKDACVSFKIGAVNLYYAGEDIYHYLKDPPPGFLPRVSLITVSGLAGLVLARKGSRLKRITMSLGLATLGTAVCYPGQTVKVLKITGRKTYAGTQWAVSTAASLWKANPAKEVPTQPVGVQSVSVSESPSEAPSTELTPETLPPQETHTVPAPLEESVPQLTPEPSCDPPPHPAEDRSPVEGLASVPPTPQKSDLPEALGQALDADAPADSSKTPQFSIDPKLMDHGQSNPEDADLYSTRS from the exons ATGGCTGCCAAG gtcTTGAAGCTTTCGGCAATCCCAGCTGCACTTGGATTAGCGTCTTTTCGGATTTACGAGTTAAATAAAGAAAAGACAAAAGGACATGTCAATTCTCGGGAG CTGTCCATTTACACACCAACGTCCCAGCCATTCCACTTTGTGGAGGATCAACCTGGAAGCATGGAGAAGGGGCTGCATACCTTAAGGGTTGGGCTGCAGCCCTATGCCCGGGCTGTGAAG GATGCCTGCGTTTCATTCAAAATAGGAGCTGTTAACTTGTACTATGCAGGAGAAG ATATTTACCACTACCTTAAAGACCCTCCTCCTGGATTTTTGCCCAGAGTGAGTTTAATTACAGTTTCTGGACTAGCTGGATTGGTCCTGGCAAGAAAAG GGTCTCGCTTGAAGAGGATCACCATGTCACTGGGCTTGGCCACCTTGGGTACAGCTGTGTGCTACCCGGGCCAGACAGTCAAGGTTCTGAAG ATCACTGGGAGGAAGACGTACGCAGGCACGCAGTGGGCGGTGTCCACGGCCGCCTCGCTCTGGAAGGCAAATCCAGCCAAAGAGGTCCCAACTCAACCCGTCGGGGTTCAG TCGGTGTCCGTGTCCGAGTCTCCATCCGAGGCCCCCTCTACAGAGCTGACACCTGAGACCCTGCCTCCCCAGGAAACACACACTGTCCCAGCCCCCCTGGAGGAGTCTGTCCCGCAGCTGACCCCTGAGCCCAGTTGTGACCCGCCTCCCCACCCTGCAGAGGACAGATCCCCTGTGGAGGGTCTGGCTTCTGTACCTCCCACTCCTCAGAAGTCGGATTTACCAGAAGCACTAGGACAGGCACTGGATGCTGACGCCCCCGCGG ATTCTTCAAAGACGCCTCAGTTCAGCATTGACCCCAAGCTGATGGACCACGGTCAGTCCAACCCTGAGGACGCTGACCTCTACAGCACCCGTAGCTGA
- the apool gene encoding MICOS complex subunit MIC27 isoform X2 has protein sequence MAAKVLKLSAIPAALGLASFRIYELNKEKTKGHVNSRELSIYTPTSQPFHFVEDQPGSMEKGLHTLRVGLQPYARAVKDACVSFKIGAVNLYYAGEDIYHYLKDPPPGFLPRVSLITVSGLAGLVLARKGSRLKRITMSLGLATLGTAVCYPGQTVKVLKITGRKTYAGTQWAVSTAASLWKANPAKEVPTQPVGVQETHTVPAPLEESVPQLTPEPSCDPPPHPAEDRSPVEGLASVPPTPQKSDLPEALGQALDADAPADSSKTPQFSIDPKLMDHGQSNPEDADLYSTRS, from the exons ATGGCTGCCAAG gtcTTGAAGCTTTCGGCAATCCCAGCTGCACTTGGATTAGCGTCTTTTCGGATTTACGAGTTAAATAAAGAAAAGACAAAAGGACATGTCAATTCTCGGGAG CTGTCCATTTACACACCAACGTCCCAGCCATTCCACTTTGTGGAGGATCAACCTGGAAGCATGGAGAAGGGGCTGCATACCTTAAGGGTTGGGCTGCAGCCCTATGCCCGGGCTGTGAAG GATGCCTGCGTTTCATTCAAAATAGGAGCTGTTAACTTGTACTATGCAGGAGAAG ATATTTACCACTACCTTAAAGACCCTCCTCCTGGATTTTTGCCCAGAGTGAGTTTAATTACAGTTTCTGGACTAGCTGGATTGGTCCTGGCAAGAAAAG GGTCTCGCTTGAAGAGGATCACCATGTCACTGGGCTTGGCCACCTTGGGTACAGCTGTGTGCTACCCGGGCCAGACAGTCAAGGTTCTGAAG ATCACTGGGAGGAAGACGTACGCAGGCACGCAGTGGGCGGTGTCCACGGCCGCCTCGCTCTGGAAGGCAAATCCAGCCAAAGAGGTCCCAACTCAACCCGTCGGGGTTCAG GAAACACACACTGTCCCAGCCCCCCTGGAGGAGTCTGTCCCGCAGCTGACCCCTGAGCCCAGTTGTGACCCGCCTCCCCACCCTGCAGAGGACAGATCCCCTGTGGAGGGTCTGGCTTCTGTACCTCCCACTCCTCAGAAGTCGGATTTACCAGAAGCACTAGGACAGGCACTGGATGCTGACGCCCCCGCGG ATTCTTCAAAGACGCCTCAGTTCAGCATTGACCCCAAGCTGATGGACCACGGTCAGTCCAACCCTGAGGACGCTGACCTCTACAGCACCCGTAGCTGA